Genomic DNA from Leptospira venezuelensis:
GATAAAACTATAGAACAAAAGCCAAGTCTTATGAATGGGCTACCTCCTGAAAAAACTCCAACTGGGCCTAGCCAAGCAGAACTTAGGGAGAAGTTCAAGAACCAGATCGGTGGTTTTGCATTTGGGAGTTCAGAAAAATATTATTCTTTGCAGGTTGCGAGAATGTTAGATTCTCAATGGGCTATTGGGCTTAACGGTTATAGTAATACTTATGTGAATCGTTTTGATAATGATGCCGCATATTCTTATTATCTTCCCCCTCATGATTTTTACGGAAGATTGAGAAACCATCAAGAGAAGTATTGGGGAGGAGCTTTCTTTGTTCAAAGGTTCATAGCAGATTCTCCTTTTTTCGTTTCTCTTTGGTTAGGAAGAGAACATTACCAAAAGAATCAAACTGCTCTTTATTGGGAATCCGCAGGCAATACATATCGTTTCGAAAAAGATTCTTATAGTTCGGGGCCAAGGAATTATGCGGGTTTCGGAGTTGGATTTAGATTCCAAGCTGGTTCTGGTTTATTTTTTGGTTGGGAAGGTGTTTGGAGTTGGTATGCTCCTTACAGTAATTCATTCTCTGTTTCAGATCTTTATTATTCGGATAGAACTGCAAGTATTGGAGATTTGCTATATAGAAGATACGCTTACCAGAATTCAGAAAGATTACCAGGCACTAGCTTCGGCTTAAATCTTTTCGTAGGCTGGGCCTTCTAATGAATTCGGATCTATTTCTTCTTCCTAAACCTTGGGTAATTGCTCATAGAGGAGACAGCGGAGAATATCCTGAAAACACAATGAGTTCGTTTCAAAACGCCTGGGAGCTCAAGGCGGATTGGATAGAATTGGATATTACACATTCTGCTGATGCTAAGATAGTAGTTATTCATGATGATACATTGGACAGAACGACAGATCAAAAAGGAGAAGTGAAACTTCTTCCATTTAATATGATCCGCAAAGCGGATGCAGGTTCTTGGAAAGACCCAAGGTTTAAAGGGGAGAAGGTGCCAGATCTTTGGGAAGTCTGGGATTATCTAAAGTCCAAAAATATCGGATTGAATGTGGAGATCAAATCAGGAGCTTATGAAGAGATTCCTATAGAAACTCCAATTGAACAAGAGCTGATCGATTATACTAGGCAAAATTCGCTCTTTCATAAAACATTATTCTCTTCTTTTTGTTGGGACTCCTTGATACGTATTAGAGAATTATCAACAGAGGCAAAGCTTGGCATCTTGATCGGAGACGAAACTTCTTCTTGGATGGAAGCATTAGAGCTTGGTTTTAGATTGAACGCATTCAGTTTGAATCTTTCTGCCAGGGGTTTGGATAAAGAGACTGTTTCCAAAATCCAGATGGAAGGTTTTAAGGTTTTAGTTTACACTCTGAATACGGAAGAAGAGCTGAAGTCAGGAATAGATTTAGGAGTAGATGGGATCTTTACGAATTATCCTAAACGAATGAGATCTCTTATTACTTGATCTCTACTCTTGCAAATTGGTCCAGCTCTACCTGCCAATTATCTATCATATTTTTTAAAACCGTTACAACCTTTTCAGACGGAACATCATAATTATCGGAGGCGAATGCGTCAGTCTCATTGAAGCCTGGTACGTTCTTTAGATCTTCTCCTTCTGCTCTGAATCTATAGATCTCAAATTCTTCTGCCCCTCTTGCTTCTCCGTTCTTTATGAAGAATGGTTTGATGAGGCTCATTCTATATTTTCCGAAACGAAAACTTTGTAAAGATTGTAGGAATTTATAAGTACCGAGAGCTAATTCCAATTTCATATGATCAGAATATTTTTCCGAACCTAAGAACGTAAGTGCAGACGTTCCTCCAAATCCTAAATAAACTTCGAATTTTGGTCCTTTCTCATCTTGAACTTTTACTAGATCAATTTCTTTCAACCTTTCGCCAAATAATGCAAACGCTGCCATTTTGATCTTTTCTTCTTCGTTTAATTGTGCATCAGAAAGTATCGTTTTTACTTTTTCTTGGGGTGATTTAGAGCAGGAAGTTAATTGGAAGAAAGCTAGAGAAATTAATAAGATATGAACAGTTGTTTTCATAATAAATTCTAAAACCGACCTGCCTTCTAATATGACTTATTTTCTAAGAAAAATCCATCGATAAAAATGCAATTTTGGCGTTCAAGCCTTCAAGTAATGATTTTTTGAATAGGTAAATATAGATCGTCATATCCCTTAAAGGCTCGGCTTTTCATCGTTAGTTTAAATCTTTATGTTTTGCTATAATCGCCTAATGAATTCTCCGTTATATGTCAGAGCTATGGAAATAAATTTCCATATTTATTGAGAATTGGTATAAAACGACTTAACGTTGCCCTGGGCGAAATAATCGAATATTTTAATTGTTAATCGTTAGCCGAAACAGGGGAGCCCTCAGACGAATAAATTTATTAAAAAAATAGTAACCTAATATGAGTTTTGTCAAAAAATTTTATGCAGTGTTATGCGGAAAATTAAAAACACTTTACTAACTCTGTAAGAATATAACTGTTGTTACGTCAGTTAACATTTATGAAACCAAAGAAAGTCACTAACGATGATTTGGAAAAGATCATCGCCGGGGTAAAAACTCAAGCTGTTGAAGCGATAGGTAATTACCTCTACAAAGGATTTCGCATTCAGGTTAGTAAATACAACCTGTCTGGGGCGGAGAGGGTTCAGCTCCTTTATCAAAGGAGAAGGAAAGAAGGTCTTTGTATCGTCTGCGGCACTAAAGTAGGTAAAAAAAATCCGTCTACTGGCCGGTTGTATCGCCTCTGCGAATTCCATCGGAAGAAAATAGATAAAAAAAAGTAATTCATAA
This window encodes:
- a CDS encoding glycerophosphodiester phosphodiesterase, giving the protein MNSDLFLLPKPWVIAHRGDSGEYPENTMSSFQNAWELKADWIELDITHSADAKIVVIHDDTLDRTTDQKGEVKLLPFNMIRKADAGSWKDPRFKGEKVPDLWEVWDYLKSKNIGLNVEIKSGAYEEIPIETPIEQELIDYTRQNSLFHKTLFSSFCWDSLIRIRELSTEAKLGILIGDETSSWMEALELGFRLNAFSLNLSARGLDKETVSKIQMEGFKVLVYTLNTEEELKSGIDLGVDGIFTNYPKRMRSLIT
- a CDS encoding LIC10235 family protein, which translates into the protein MKPKKVTNDDLEKIIAGVKTQAVEAIGNYLYKGFRIQVSKYNLSGAERVQLLYQRRRKEGLCIVCGTKVGKKNPSTGRLYRLCEFHRKKIDKKK